A genome region from Anopheles stephensi strain Indian chromosome 2, UCI_ANSTEP_V1.0, whole genome shotgun sequence includes the following:
- the LOC118502552 gene encoding U3 small nucleolar ribonucleoprotein protein IMP4, with the protein MLRRQARLRREYLFRKAVENKHKTIQDKKERIKRSLEEHIPIHGDLKKDALALQEKLKWTDEGPKRAAEIGGESGGANTADSKDDEYRYAGCEDPKIMITTSRDPSSRLIQFVKELRLIFPNAQRMNRGNFEMKQLVHACRANNVTDFIVVHEHGGVPDNLIICHLPYGPTASFNISGIVMRHDIPEMGTMSEQKPHLIFHNFKTKLAERTMSILRYLFPVPKEDSKRVMTFANHDDFISFRHHTYRMVDKQLELTECGPRFQLKLYQIKLGTLDELDAADTEWVYRPYMNTAAKRRFLSDDDGWQDGNQAQE; encoded by the coding sequence ATGCTTCGCCGGCAAGCACGTCTGCGAAGAGAATACCTCTTCCGAAAGGCGGTCGAAAACAAGCACAAAACCATCCAGGATAAAAAGGAACGCATCAAACGATCGCTCGAGGAGCACATACCGATCCATGGCGACCTCAAAAAGGatgcactggcgctgcaggaaaaactGAAATGGACCGACGAAGGGCCAAAGCGAGCGGCGGAAATCGGTGGTGAAAGTGGCGGAGCAAACACGGCCGACTCGAAAGACGACGAGTACCGGTACGCTGGTTGTGAGGATCCAAAGATCATGATCACAACGTCGCGCGATCCATCGTCCCGGTTGATACAGTTCGTAAAGGAGTTGCGACTGATCTTTCCCAATGCGCAGCGTATGAACCGTGGTAACTTCGAGATGAAACAGCTCGTACATGCGTGTCGCGCGAACAATGTGACCGATTTCATTGTGGTGCACGAGCATGGTGGCGTACCGGACAATCTCATCATCTGCCACCTGCCGTACGGTCCGACGGCAAGCTTCAACATTTCCGGGATCGTAATGCGTCACGACATTCCTGAGATGGGGACGATGAGCGAACAGAAGCCGCACCTGATCTTTCACAACTTCAAGACGAAGCTGGCCGAACGGACGATGTCCATCCTGCGGTATCTGTTCCCGGTGCCGAAGGAAGACTCGAAGCGCGTCATGACGTTTGCGAACCATGATGACTTCATTAGCTTCCGGCATCACACGTACCGCATGGTGGATAAGCAGCTGGAGCTGACCGAGTGTGGACCACGCTTTCAGCTGAAGCTGTACCAGATCAAGCTGGGCACGCTGGACGAGTTGGATGCGGCGGACACGGAATGGGTTTACCGACCGTACATGAACACGGCAGCCAAGAGACGCTTTCTGTCGGATGACGACGGTTGGCAGGACGGTAATCAGGCGCAAGAATAA
- the LOC118502551 gene encoding THO complex subunit 3 — protein sequence MVSSKTQLAELQEYFKGHNKSREASKAHTAKVHSVGWNCDGRRLASGSFDKTVAVFTLDRDRLNKESTYRGHTGSVDQLCWHASMPDLLSTASGDKTVRIWDVRVGKCATFINTKGENINITWSPDGHTIAVGNKEDLVTFIDTRTHKIRAEEQFSFEVNEIAWSNGSDLFFLTNGQGCVHILNYPNLELQQVLKAHPSTCICIEFDPTGKYFATGSADALVSLWDAEELACLRVFSRLDWPVRTISFSHDGKLLASASEDLIIDIGDTETGEKVADISVDAATFTVAWHPKQYILAYACDDKDANDRRRDAGSLKVWGFSE from the exons ATGGTCAGCAGTAAAACACAGCTTGCCGAGTTGCAAGAGTACTTCAAGGGGCACAATAAAAGCAGAGAAGCATCGAAGGCCCACACAGCGAAGGTGCATTCGGTCGGGTGGAATTGCGATGGACGCCGCTTGGCTTCCGGTTCGTTCGACAAAACGGTGGCCGTGTTTACACTCGATCGTGACCGTTTg AACAAGGAAAGCACTTACCGTGGCCATACCGGATCTGTTGACCAACTGTGCTGGCATGCATCGATGCCGGATCTGCTCAGCACTGCCAGCGGCGATAAGACCGTGCGCATATGGGACGTTCGGGTGGGCAAGTGTGCCACGTTCATCAACACGAAGGGagaaaacattaacattacCTGGTCACCGGATGGGCACACGATAGCGGTCGGCAACAAGGAGGATCTGGTCACGTTCAtcgacacacgcacgcacaagaTTCGGGCCGAGGAGCAGTTCAGCTTCGAGGTGAACGAAATCGCCTGGAGCAATGGaagtgatttgtttttcctcaccAACGGGCAGGGCTGCGTACACATACTGAACTATCCGAATCTGGAGCTGCAGCAGGTACTGAAGGCACACCCAAGCACCTGCATCTGTATCGAGTTTGATCCGACGGGCAAATATTTCGCTACCGGGTCGGCCGATGCGCTTGTTTCGCTGTGGGACGCTGAAGAGTTGGCTTGTTTGAGGGTGTTTTCTCGACTCGATTGGCCGGTGCGTACGATTTCATTCAGCCACGATGGAAAGCTGTTGGCTTCGGCGAGTGAAGATTTGATCATCGACATAGGTGACACGGAAACGGGCGAAAAGGTGGCAGATATTTCGGTCGATGCGGCCACCTTTACCGTTGCCTGGCACCCGAAACAGTACATTTTGGCGTACGCCTGCGACGACAAGGATGCTAACGATAGGCGAAGGGATGCGGGCAGCTTGAAAGTGTGGGGATTTTCAGAATAG